Proteins encoded within one genomic window of Cucumis sativus cultivar 9930 chromosome 3, Cucumber_9930_V3, whole genome shotgun sequence:
- the LOC101214916 gene encoding caffeic acid 3-O-methyltransferase has translation MASSDNDTAVEQQQHYAYAGHLVTLSVLPMTLQAVFELGVFEILAKAGDGANLSPAEIAAEITTTNPNAALMLDRMLRLLACHSVVGCSIVSDKDGNVQRLYSLTPISKCYVRNEDGVSLGPMLSLIQDKVFLQSWSELKNAVTEGGVPFDRAHGGVNAFEYPKLDPRFNQVFNIAMVNHTTMSIKKIVESYKGFANIKQLVDVGGGLGVTLQIITSTYPSIKGINFDLPHVIRDAPAYNGVQHVGGDMFESVPNGDAIFMKWILHDWSDDHCTKLLKNCYNAIPDDGKIIIVESVIPTKPEITNVTKATTQGDVLMMTQNPGGKERTRDEFKSLATKAGFKHVMFECFVANLWVIELLKN, from the exons ATGGCTTCCTCCGACAACGACACCGCCGTCGAACAGCAACAACATTATGCTTACGCAGGACACCTCGTTACCTTATCAGTCCTACCCATGACACTCCAAGCAGTGTTCGAGCTTGGTGTGTTCGAGATCTTGGCAAAGGCTGGGGATGGGGCCAACCTCTCTCCAGCAGAGATAGCGGCTGAGATAACCACTACAAACCCCAACGCAGCATTGATGCTTGATCGGATGTTGAGGCTTTTGGCATGCCACTCGGTGGTGGGATGCTCTATAGTTTCTGATAAAGATGGGAATGTGCAAAGGCTTTATAGCCTTACTCCGATTTCTAAATGTTATGTTCGAAATGAAGATGGTGTTTCGTTGGGTCCAATGTTATCATTGATTCAAGATAAAGTGTTTCTGCAAAGCTG GAGTGAGTTGAAGAATGCAGTAACTGAAGGAGGAGTTCCTTTTGACCGAGCTCATGGAGGAGTTAATGCATTTGAATACCCTAAGTTAGATCCAAGATTCAACCAAGTATTTAACATTGCAATGGTAAATCACACTACAATGtccataaagaaaattgtggaATCATACAAAGGTTTTGCAAACATCAAGCAATTAGTTGATGTTGGTGGTGGCCTTGGGGTCACCCTTCAAATCATCACTTCTACCTATCCTTCCATCAAAGGCATCAATTTCGACTTACCTCATGTCATCCGTGATGCCCCTGCTTATAATG GGGTTCAACATGTGGGAGGAGACATGTTTGAGAGTGTTCCAAATGGAGATGCTATTTTCATGAag tGGATACTACATGATTGGAGCGACGATCATTGCACaaagttattgaaaaattgcTATAATGCAATTCCAGATGATGGAAAGATAATCATAGTAGAGAGTGTGATTCCCACGAAGCCTGAAATCACCAATGTAACAAAGGCAACAACTCAAGGTGATGTGCTTATGATGACTCAAAATCCAGGAGGAAAGGAAAGAACTAGAGATGAATTTAAGAGCCTAGCAACCAAAGCTGGGTTTAAACATGTCATGTTCGAATGTTTTGTTGCTAATCTTTGGGTTATA